In the Gymnogyps californianus isolate 813 chromosome 3, ASM1813914v2, whole genome shotgun sequence genome, one interval contains:
- the LOC127014041 gene encoding T-cell activation Rho GTPase-activating protein-like produces MAAMQKASKEEKIEELKAVAEKLPAANLLLLKRLLALLQHVAHNASTSRMSCSNLAICLAPNLLSPANEDLLPLEAMLEVTEKVKVLVEFLTDNWRELFGEEPAALSCPAAEESPAPPERCRELPLEEQSVPAVRADSERQAEALLQAAPSLLGVLQAAGADVGLESETGEAPPALPPSSPESAADSLVRPEELASLAEERRLSPGQGEKEKPEEKAGVGRGERKPRGRKEEEERNRLGDGAMKRCRKVQQVRKPRCCWIDGHWLKRCDSWAPPLDVHNKRIFSLL; encoded by the exons ATGGCAGCCATGCAGAAGGccagcaaggaggagaagattGAAGAGCTGAAAGC GGTGGCCGAGAAGTTGCCTGCAGCcaatctcctcctcctcaagcGGCTGCTGGCCCTCCTCCAGCACGTCGCCCACAACGCCTCCACCAGCAGGATGAGCTGCAGCAACCTGGCCATCTGCCTTGCGCCCaacctgctgagcccagccaACGAGGACCTGCTCCCGCTGGAGGCCATGCTGGAGGTGACCGAGAAG GTGAAGGTGCTGGTGGAGTTCCTGACGGACAACTGGAGGGAGCTCTTTGGGGAGGAGCCAGCTGCCCTTTCGTGTCCAGCAGCCGAGGAGTCGCCAGCCCCCCCGGAGAGATGCAGAG AACTGCCTTTGGAAGAGCAAAGTGTCCCTGCAGTGAGAGCAGACAGCGAGCGTCAGGCAGAAGccttgctgcaggcagccccgtCTCTGCTCGGTGTCCTCCAAGCAGCTGGGGCAGATGTGGGGCTGGAGTCTGAAACGGGAGAG GCACCTCCAGCTTTGCCTCCAAGCAGCCCTGAGAGCGCGGCAGACTCCCTGGTGCGCCCAGAAGAGCTGGCGAGCCTTGCGGAGGAACGAAG GCTCTCACcaggacaaggagaaaaagagaagccgGAAGAGAAGGCAggcgtggggagaggagagcgaAAGCCGCGCggcagaaaagaggaggaagagagaaaccGTTTGGGGGATGGAGCAATGAAACGATGCAGGAAGGTGCAGCAGGTCAGGAAGCCCAG GTGCTGCTGGATCGATGGCCACTGGCTGAAGCGCTGTGACTCCTGGGCCCCCCCACTTGATGTCCACAATAAAAggatcttttctctcttgtga